Proteins from one Mycobacterium sp. EPa45 genomic window:
- a CDS encoding IclR family transcriptional regulator codes for MPDGSTSSRSSPPTQRVVAILDFLAKHPQDKFGLSELARRLDLAKPTCLGIVTTLTESGYLVRDSADKTYRLGPSLITLGHLAQESLRVNPAARAELTRLSRTFETTAALAGVVDDRITLLELVGPPGSDVGVRVGQSYPFAPPVGLMFVLWDDEALRGWLGRTPTIPLRTATARLDRVIAECRTAGYLVEQLTPGGRRLYALMAGMSSAMPDELRALLGELISDIGERVYLRTESEGPGSRQRHDVSVISAPVYDHHHRQAMVVSLQIGRALTDSEIAKHAKGLVATADALTAQLGGTKPQW; via the coding sequence ATGCCAGACGGTTCCACTTCCAGTCGATCATCGCCCCCCACGCAGCGCGTTGTGGCGATCCTGGATTTCCTGGCCAAGCATCCGCAGGACAAGTTCGGACTGTCAGAACTCGCCCGCCGCCTGGACCTGGCCAAGCCCACCTGCCTCGGCATCGTCACGACGTTGACCGAGTCGGGCTACCTGGTCCGCGATTCGGCCGACAAGACCTACCGGCTCGGGCCCAGCCTGATCACACTGGGACATCTGGCTCAGGAGTCGCTGCGGGTCAATCCGGCGGCGCGCGCCGAACTCACCCGCCTGTCGAGGACCTTCGAGACCACTGCCGCGCTGGCCGGTGTCGTCGATGACCGGATCACGCTGCTGGAGTTGGTCGGCCCCCCCGGCTCCGACGTCGGGGTGCGGGTCGGGCAGAGCTACCCGTTCGCACCGCCGGTGGGTCTGATGTTCGTGCTGTGGGACGACGAAGCACTGCGGGGCTGGCTCGGCCGCACACCGACCATCCCGCTGCGGACGGCCACCGCGCGGCTGGACCGGGTGATCGCCGAATGCCGGACGGCGGGATACCTCGTCGAGCAACTCACCCCCGGCGGCCGGCGGCTCTATGCGCTGATGGCGGGCATGTCGAGCGCGATGCCCGACGAGCTGCGTGCGCTGTTGGGCGAGTTGATCTCCGATATCGGCGAGCGGGTGTACCTGAGGACCGAGTCCGAGGGGCCGGGATCGCGCCAGCGCCACGACGTCAGCGTGATCTCCGCTCCCGTCTACGACCACCACCACCGGCAGGCGATGGTCGTATCGCTTCAAATCGGTCGGGCCCTCACTGATTCCGAAATCGCCAAGCACGCAAAGGGTTTGGTGGCCACCGCCGACGCACTCACCGCGCAGCTCGGCGGGACCAAACCACAGTGGTGA
- a CDS encoding hemophore-related protein — MFVRRAVLAGLAAGAAGAVLSIPAAVADPTPAPAPAAASDCSAAGLSATISSVTKNLSDYFAVHPDANQALLDATRQSAFSAIGAFNTYFNDHPDQANDIRAIKAPLNDFQNRCGLQVEPAEALVVIGEL, encoded by the coding sequence ATGTTCGTCCGTCGTGCTGTTCTTGCAGGGCTGGCCGCAGGTGCGGCCGGTGCGGTCCTGTCGATTCCGGCTGCTGTCGCTGACCCGACACCTGCGCCCGCCCCTGCGGCGGCGTCCGACTGTTCGGCCGCGGGTCTGTCGGCGACCATCAGTTCGGTGACCAAGAACCTCTCCGACTACTTCGCCGTGCACCCCGACGCCAACCAGGCGCTGCTGGATGCCACGCGGCAGTCGGCCTTCAGTGCGATCGGTGCGTTCAACACCTATTTCAACGACCACCCCGACCAGGCCAACGACATCCGGGCCATCAAGGCGCCCCTGAACGATTTTCAGAACCGGTGCGGCCTGCAGGTCGAGCCCGCCGAGGCGCTGGTCGTCATCGGCGAGCTGTAA